In Paraburkholderia caribensis, a single window of DNA contains:
- a CDS encoding DODA-type extradiol aromatic ring-opening family dioxygenase → MTRLPSLFLSHGAPTLPIDPSMPRAEFASLSAEVPRPKAILMLSAHWMTQQPTASTSDAPETIHDFYGFPRQLYEIQYPAPGAPDIARRAATLLGEQGIPTATQPHGLDHGAWVPMLLMFPHADVPIAQLSIQPRLDPAHHFRVGRALRPLQDEGVMIVGSGQITHNLREADFSARPEDADPRVTEFTDWFEARLADRDIDALLDYRRQAPHAAFMHPTDEHLLPVFAALGAAPDDYTLGIQSLGTFQRSLAMTNYVFGTA, encoded by the coding sequence ATGACCCGCTTGCCTTCACTATTCCTGTCGCACGGCGCACCGACGCTGCCGATCGACCCGTCGATGCCACGCGCGGAATTCGCGTCCCTGTCTGCTGAAGTGCCGCGCCCAAAGGCGATACTGATGCTGTCCGCTCATTGGATGACGCAGCAACCCACGGCCAGCACCTCGGACGCGCCAGAGACGATTCATGACTTCTATGGCTTCCCGCGTCAGTTGTACGAGATTCAGTACCCGGCTCCGGGCGCGCCCGATATCGCGCGCCGCGCCGCCACACTGCTCGGCGAACAGGGCATTCCGACCGCGACGCAACCGCACGGTCTCGACCACGGCGCATGGGTGCCGATGCTGCTGATGTTCCCGCACGCCGACGTGCCGATCGCACAATTGTCGATCCAGCCAAGGCTCGATCCCGCGCATCACTTCCGCGTCGGGCGCGCGCTGCGCCCGCTGCAGGACGAGGGCGTGATGATCGTCGGTTCGGGGCAGATCACGCACAATCTGCGCGAAGCGGATTTCTCGGCACGGCCGGAAGATGCCGATCCGCGCGTCACCGAGTTCACCGACTGGTTCGAAGCGCGCCTCGCCGACCGCGATATCGATGCGTTGCTCGATTACCGGCGTCAGGCGCCGCACGCCGCGTTCATGCATCCGACGGATGAACACCTGCTCCCCGTGTTCGCCGCGCTGGGCGCCGCGCCGGACGACTACACGCTCGGCATTCAGTCGCTCGGGACGTTCCAGCGATCGCTGGCGATGACCAACTACGTGTTCGGCACCGCGTAA